The Elgaria multicarinata webbii isolate HBS135686 ecotype San Diego chromosome 1, rElgMul1.1.pri, whole genome shotgun sequence genome has a window encoding:
- the ZRANB2 gene encoding LOW QUALITY PROTEIN: zinc finger Ran-binding domain-containing protein 2 (The sequence of the model RefSeq protein was modified relative to this genomic sequence to represent the inferred CDS: deleted 1 base in 1 codon) translates to MSTKNFRVSDGDWICPDKKCGNVNFARRTSCNRCGREKTTEAKMMKAGGTEIGKTLAEKSRGLFSANDWQCKTCGNVNWARRSECNMCNTPKYAKLEERTGYGGGFNERENVEYIEREESDGEYDEFGRKKKKYRGKPVGPASILKEVEDKESEGEEEEDEDGDLSKYKLDEDEDEDDADLSKYNLDASEEEDSAKKKKATTSRSRSKSRSSHSRSSSRSSSHSSSRSRSRSRSSSSSRSRSHSTSRERSRSRGSKSRSSSRSSGVLQPQEKDLTQALIRHLPLREAEREADLDLHLVIVKKGERDHGHLKDTAGHHLDLLILDPVQVLKRNNILNAKLTKNIVQCMRHFKEVGVLLGQKC, encoded by the exons GTGTGGAAATGTTAACTTTGCTAGAAGAACCAGCTGCAACAGATGTGGTCGAG AAAAAACCACAGAGGCCAAGATGATGAAAGCTGGAGGGACTGAAATAGGGAAGACACTTGCTGAAAAGAGCCGTGGACTCTTCAGTGCTAATGACTGGCAGTGTAAAAC TTGCGGCAATGTTAATTGGGCCAGGAGATCTGAATGCAATATGTGCAACACTCCAAAGTATGCCAAACTTGAGGAAAGAACAG GATATGGTGGGGGCTTTAATGAAAGAGAGAATGTAGAGTATATAGAACGTGAAGAGTCTGATGGCGAATATGATGAG TTTGGCCgcaaaaagaaaaaatacagagGGAAGCCCGTTGGTCCTGCATCTATCTTAAAGGAAGTTGAAGATAAGGAATCtgaaggggaagaagaggaggatgaggatggagATCTGTCTAAGTATAAATTGGATGAG gatgaagatgaagatgatgctGACCTCTCCAAATACAATCTTGATGCTAGTGAGGAAGAAGATTCTGCCAAGAAGAAGAAAGCTACAACTAGCCGGAGCCGTTCCAAGTCTCGATCTTCTCATTCACGATCTTCATCTCGCTCATCCTCCCACTCAAGCTCAAGGTCTAGGTCCAG GTCAAGAAGTTCTTCCAGTTCAAGGTCAAGATCTCATTCTACTTCCAGAGAACGTTCTAGATCTCGTGGGTCGAAATCAAG ATCCAGCTCCAGGTCT TCAGGGGTTCTTCAACCCCAAGAAAAAGATCTTACTCAAGCTCTCATTCGTCATCTTCCCCTGAGAGAAGCAGAAAGAGAAGCCGATCTAGATCTTCATCTGGTGATCGTAAAAAAAGGCGAACGAGATCACGGTCACCTGAAAG ACACCGCAGGTCATCATCTGGATCTTCTCATTCTGGATCCCGTACAAGttctaaaaagaaataatatattaAACGCAAAACTCACAAAAAATATAGTCCAGTGCATGAGACATTTTAAAGAAGTTGGTGTCTTACTTGGTCAGAAGTGCTAA